CTTCATTAAACGGCCAGAGGTCTTCTATGCCGCCGCCTCCACGTCCGGTAATAATAACGTCAATGTCATCAAAATTATTGAGTTCAGCAATTGCCGCTGCTATCTCCGGTGCAGCACTCTCACCCTGAACAGATGCGGGTGCTATTACTATCTCAACATTTGCAAAACGCCTTTCAATAACCTTTAAGATGTCCCGTATGGCCGCACCTGTGGGCGATGTGACTATTCCAATCTTTTTGGGAAAAGCCGGTATCGGCCTTTTTCTATGTTCATCGAACAGACCTTCTTTTGATAACCTTTCCTTTAACTGCTCAAAGGCCAGAAGGAGTGCACCAACCCCTTTTGGCTCCATATAATCAACAATGATCTGATATTCACCGCGAGGCTCATATACGCTGACCCTGCCGCGGCAAATAACATGGAGTCCGTCTTTAGGAATGAATTTAACTGAACGGGAGGAAGACCTGAAGAGTACTGCCTTTATCTGAGATGAGTTGTCTTTTAAGGTGAAATAGACATGGCCTGACGAAGGGACACGCAGATTAAATATCTCTCCCTCAACCCATACATCATAGAATGAGTCCTCAAGGGTAACCTTAATTAAGGTTGTAAGGTCTGATACTGTAAGGATATGACGTTCTGGAATCATTGAATCGGAGATAACCCCATCCCCACCCTAACCCTCCCCTTGAAGGGGAGGGAATTTCATAAAGGCAGTGGTTAGTGATTAGTTGTTAGAAAAAACATCCCTTATCAACCTCCAACCATCAACTTTCAACCTTCTTACTTCTACCTTCAGCCTATTACCCTTCTTTAACTATCCTTAATCTGAATCCTCTCAATAGACACGGCCTTGCCAGTTGTCTCATCTATATCAACGACTACGCCTGACAATATGTGGTGGCCTTTTGCAACTTCAAATCGTCTGGGCATTTGTGTCAGGAACTTTTCAATTACAGTATCCTTTTCCATGCCTATAACGGAATTCGTTGAACCTGTCATTCCTGCGTCTGTTATGTATGCCGTGCCCTTGGGTAGTATCTGTTCATCTGCGGTCTGCACATGTGTATGCGTCCCTATGATTGCGGATACCTCTCCATCTGCAACCCAGGCAAAGGCGATCTTCTCTGAGGTAGCTTCTGCATGAAAATCAACTATGATGGTCTTTGAAATTGCTTTAAGGCGGGCTATTTCACGTTTGAAATACCGGAATGGGCAGTCGTAATTCCCCATAAAGACCCTCCCGACGAGATTTAAGATTACAAGCCTGTCGCCTGAATTGGTATATACAGTCGCATCACCAAAACCCGGCACACCCTCAGGATAGTTCGCCGGT
The Nitrospirota bacterium genome window above contains:
- a CDS encoding TIGR00282 family metallophosphoesterase, encoding MRILFLGDIIGETGRKIVARRLDNITDEYRINLVIANGENAAGGFGITPKIADDLLSLGINVLTSGNHIWDKKEIQPYIEKERRLLRPANYPEGVPGFGDATVYTNSGDRLVILNLVGRVFMGNYDCPFRYFKREIARLKAISKTIIVDFHAEATSEKIAFAWVADGEVSAIIGTHTHVQTADEQILPKGTAYITDAGMTGSTNSVIGMEKDTVIEKFLTQMPRRFEVAKGHHILSGVVVDIDETTGKAVSIERIQIKDS